From a single Marinitoga sp. 38H-ov genomic region:
- the ackA gene encoding acetate kinase produces MKVLVINSGSSSIKYQLLDMTNEKVLAKGLVERIGIDGSRIVHKVNGEKHVLEHEIKNHEIGLKLVLDLLTDEKYGVLKDLKEIDAVGHRVVHGGERFASSVKITDEVLKTIETLSFLAPLHNPANIMGIKSSMKLLPGVPQVAVFDTAFHQKMPEKAYLYAIPYEYYEKYKIRRYGFHGTSHRYVSKRAAEIMGKPYDQLKIITVHVGNGASVAAVKNGVSVDTSMGFTPLEGLVMGTRSGDIDPAIVEFLEKEEGLSAKEVVNILNKKSGVYGLTKGFSSDMRDIEDNAIEGDPVCRLAFDVYEYRIAKYIGAYAAAMNGVDAIVFTAGVGENSPIMREEIIENYLGYLGIKIDKEANDFKGEEKIISTPDSKVIAMVVPTNEELMIAKDTKEIIEKGLDELKI; encoded by the coding sequence ATGAAAGTACTTGTTATTAACTCAGGTAGTTCTTCAATTAAATATCAACTATTAGACATGACAAATGAAAAAGTTTTAGCAAAAGGTTTAGTTGAAAGAATAGGTATAGATGGTTCTAGAATTGTTCATAAGGTGAATGGTGAAAAACATGTATTAGAACATGAAATAAAAAATCATGAAATTGGATTAAAATTAGTATTAGACTTATTAACAGATGAAAAATATGGTGTATTAAAAGATTTAAAAGAAATAGATGCTGTAGGTCATAGGGTAGTACATGGTGGTGAAAGATTTGCATCATCTGTTAAAATTACTGATGAAGTATTAAAAACAATTGAAACATTATCTTTCTTAGCTCCATTACATAATCCTGCTAATATTATGGGTATAAAATCTTCAATGAAATTATTACCTGGAGTGCCACAAGTAGCTGTTTTTGATACAGCATTTCATCAAAAAATGCCTGAAAAAGCTTATTTATATGCAATTCCATATGAATATTATGAAAAATACAAAATTAGAAGATATGGATTCCATGGAACAAGTCATAGATATGTTTCAAAAAGGGCAGCAGAAATTATGGGAAAACCATATGATCAATTAAAAATTATTACAGTACACGTTGGAAATGGAGCTTCTGTTGCTGCGGTGAAAAACGGAGTTTCGGTAGATACTTCTATGGGTTTCACTCCACTTGAAGGTTTAGTAATGGGAACAAGAAGTGGGGATATTGATCCAGCGATTGTAGAATTTTTAGAAAAAGAAGAAGGACTATCAGCTAAAGAAGTAGTAAATATATTAAACAAGAAAAGTGGAGTATATGGATTAACAAAAGGTTTTAGTAGTGATATGAGAGATATTGAAGATAATGCTATTGAAGGAGATCCTGTATGTAGATTAGCATTTGATGTATATGAATATAGAATCGCTAAATATATCGGTGCATATGCAGCGGCAATGAATGGTGTAGATGCTATTGTATTTACAGCAGGTGTTGGTGAAAATTCTCCAATAATGAGAGAAGAAATAATTGAGAATTATTTAGGGTATTTAGGGATAAAAATTGATAAAGAAGCAAATGATTTTAAAGGAGAAGAAAAAATAATATCAACTCCAGATTCAAAAGTTATAGCTATGGTTGTTCCTACAAATGAAGAATTAATGATTGCTAAAGATACAAAGGAAATAATTGAAAAGGGTTTAGATGAATTAAAAATATAA
- a CDS encoding Glu/Leu/Phe/Val dehydrogenase, giving the protein MSLFENALKQFDKACKVMDLDPNLQAVLSKPKRELTVNFPVKMDDGSIRVFTGHRVQHNIARGPAKGGIRYHQDVTLDEVRALAFWMTWKSAVVDIPYGGGKGGVTVNPKELSDGELERLSRRFFSEIQVIIGEDRDIPAPDVNTNPQIMAWYMDTYSMNVGHSVLGIVTGKPLDIGGSKGRTEATGRGVRVCVEEATEYLRDKGVFTKSNDKLTVAIHGFGNVGSYAALLTAEELGMKVVAFSDSSTGVYKEEGFTPDEIRDIMDYISARKARLDDYEGEVTFKKITNDELFELDVDILIPAAIENVITEKNANNVKAKLIVEGANGPITPEADEILNSKGILVVPDFLANSGGVTVSYFEWVQGLQHYFWELEDVRNALHRKMKDAFWSTIRTMEKYNTDMRSAAYIIAIERVATATKLRGIYP; this is encoded by the coding sequence ATGAGCTTATTTGAAAATGCATTAAAACAATTTGATAAAGCATGTAAAGTAATGGATTTAGACCCAAATTTACAAGCAGTACTTTCAAAACCAAAAAGAGAGTTAACAGTTAATTTCCCTGTAAAAATGGATGATGGTTCAATAAGAGTATTTACTGGACACAGAGTACAACACAATATTGCTAGAGGACCTGCAAAAGGTGGAATTAGATATCACCAAGATGTAACTCTAGATGAAGTTAGAGCATTAGCTTTCTGGATGACTTGGAAATCAGCAGTTGTTGACATCCCATATGGTGGAGGTAAAGGTGGAGTTACTGTTAATCCAAAAGAATTATCAGATGGAGAATTAGAAAGATTATCAAGAAGATTCTTCTCTGAAATTCAAGTTATTATCGGAGAAGACAGAGATATTCCTGCTCCAGATGTAAATACAAACCCACAAATAATGGCATGGTACATGGATACATATTCAATGAATGTTGGACACTCTGTATTAGGTATTGTAACAGGTAAACCATTAGATATTGGCGGTTCAAAAGGTAGAACAGAAGCTACAGGTAGAGGCGTTAGAGTATGTGTTGAAGAAGCTACAGAATACTTAAGAGATAAAGGTGTATTCACAAAATCAAATGATAAATTAACAGTAGCTATTCACGGTTTTGGTAATGTTGGTTCATACGCTGCATTATTAACAGCTGAAGAATTAGGTATGAAAGTTGTAGCATTCTCCGATAGCTCAACAGGAGTATACAAAGAAGAAGGATTTACTCCAGATGAAATTAGAGATATTATGGATTATATTTCAGCTAGAAAAGCTAGATTAGATGATTACGAAGGAGAAGTTACATTCAAAAAGATTACAAATGATGAATTATTTGAATTAGATGTTGATATTTTAATTCCTGCTGCAATTGAAAATGTTATTACAGAAAAAAATGCAAATAACGTAAAAGCAAAATTAATTGTTGAAGGTGCTAACGGACCAATTACACCAGAAGCAGACGAAATCTTAAATTCAAAAGGTATTTTAGTTGTTCCAGACTTCTTAGCAAACTCTGGTGGAGTTACAGTATCTTACTTTGAATGGGTACAAGGTTTACAACACTACTTCTGGGAATTAGAAGATGTAAGAAATGCATTACACAGAAAAATGAAAGATGCATTCTGGTCAACAATTAGAACTATGGAAAAATACAATACAGATATGAGATCAGCTGCTTATATAATTGCTATTGAAAGGGTAGCTACAGCTACAAAATTAAGAGGAATATATCCATGA
- a CDS encoding CoA pyrophosphatase: MDIEYIKKLFKDRNSHFVADFKEFSVLVPLVKINNEIHILFEIRSQNLSQPGEVSFPGGAIEEGENYYLAGLRELNEEIGIDFKYVEKISELDYFATPFNFVIYPFLVYLKNFKFENLKINKNEVESIFTVPLSFFINTKPLKYNVNVKMEVPENYPFHLIPNGKNYNWRKGYYKTYFYLYEDKVIWGLTARIIEDFIYELKKLP, from the coding sequence ATGGATATAGAATATATAAAAAAACTCTTTAAAGATAGAAATTCACATTTTGTTGCTGACTTTAAAGAGTTTTCTGTATTAGTTCCTCTTGTTAAAATAAACAATGAAATTCATATTTTATTTGAAATTCGTTCTCAAAATTTAAGCCAACCTGGTGAAGTAAGTTTCCCTGGAGGCGCAATTGAAGAGGGAGAAAATTATTATTTAGCTGGATTGAGAGAATTAAATGAAGAAATTGGGATAGATTTTAAATATGTTGAAAAAATCTCTGAATTAGATTATTTTGCTACACCATTTAATTTTGTAATTTATCCCTTCCTTGTATATTTAAAAAATTTTAAATTCGAAAATTTAAAAATAAATAAAAATGAAGTTGAAAGCATTTTCACCGTTCCGTTATCATTCTTTATTAACACCAAACCCTTAAAATATAATGTAAATGTAAAAATGGAAGTTCCTGAAAATTATCCTTTTCATTTAATTCCTAATGGAAAAAATTACAATTGGAGAAAAGGATATTATAAAACTTATTTTTACTTATATGAAGATAAAGTAATTTGGGGATTAACTGCTAGAATAATTGAAGATTTTATATATGAATTAAAAAAGCTCCCATGA
- a CDS encoding ATP-binding protein, whose translation MKTKFIIPLYIFISLLTFSYIKLYDGWEYRWEDEKTWHTYENPGVPLENKNKMLYLRYKLPDIYLENPAIYLTGIFDNSSMHIENIEIYNTFSKSFFSPKSIFKIPNNFQNKYLIIKVSSGRKDVGFFGEFLLGNEMELFIHQIFVELDKILLIIFGLFVLIISITIYIYFYISQKDSNIRKAILYLGIFSFGISAFISGQTQIFKYIYDNRVFWAYMMDFGKYISPIGLMGYFFTIFDYSTKKILKSLVIFHIFYFFAIVVFQLLNGFEKNYFVIYVVYLYLAMLLDIIIMIYNLHIGIKQKDYKAYIFSVSIIVVSLFTIYEILGDYRIIKWERPYVQWSIFILINSMIFLILRNIKELNLELSVKNRILEDWNKELEKLVNKKTNSIKLLLDSSGEGFFTFDKNYIIGNEYSKECINIFGENIEGKNIFDILFLKEQNFIKRVLDDLFNEKDNFKKEVYLTFLPSEIKIDYRYYNINFKYIENEDIIMVILKDITSEKELELKILNEKDYIMKILSVVKYYDIFVYYIKEFKNIILKENLNNFLPEIHNFKGIFSQFYLKNLVQELHNIENDIIENKNINIRKLRNIFEEEIKNIENDLGHKIDEDILKIPKNKIKELEDNLIKVLGDNNTLILELRKLRFKRLKDLITPYFPYIEDLAKRHEKVINPPKLIEKNIIYVDPQKYFNFIKSLIHIFRNAIVHGIESPEIRLDFNKDIKGNIITTLYKENNLIHVIIEDDGIGIDIEKIKKLADEKNMKYDNLLNVIFNDNFSTKDSIDYTSGRGVGLYSVKREIERLNGKIEVYSNFGKGTKFHIIIPEVIK comes from the coding sequence ATGAAAACTAAGTTTATAATACCCTTATATATTTTTATATCTCTTTTAACATTCTCATACATTAAATTATATGATGGATGGGAATATAGATGGGAAGATGAAAAAACTTGGCATACATATGAAAATCCTGGAGTTCCTTTAGAAAATAAAAATAAAATGTTATATTTAAGATATAAATTACCAGATATATATCTTGAAAATCCTGCTATTTATTTAACAGGTATTTTCGATAATTCTAGTATGCATATTGAAAATATTGAAATATATAATACTTTTAGCAAAAGTTTTTTTAGTCCTAAAAGTATTTTTAAAATTCCAAATAATTTCCAAAATAAATACTTAATAATTAAAGTTTCTTCTGGAAGAAAAGATGTGGGATTTTTTGGCGAATTCTTATTAGGTAATGAAATGGAATTATTTATTCATCAAATTTTTGTTGAATTGGATAAAATATTACTAATTATTTTCGGGCTTTTTGTATTAATTATTTCTATTACCATTTATATTTATTTTTACATATCTCAAAAAGATTCAAATATCAGGAAAGCAATATTATATCTCGGAATTTTTTCTTTTGGGATTTCCGCCTTTATTTCAGGTCAAACTCAAATTTTTAAATATATATATGACAATAGAGTATTTTGGGCGTATATGATGGATTTTGGCAAATATATTTCACCAATTGGTCTAATGGGATATTTTTTTACAATATTCGACTACTCTACCAAAAAAATACTAAAATCATTAGTTATATTCCATATTTTCTATTTTTTTGCTATAGTAGTTTTTCAGCTTTTAAATGGATTTGAAAAAAATTATTTTGTAATATATGTAGTATATTTATATTTAGCAATGTTATTAGACATAATTATAATGATTTATAACTTACATATAGGAATAAAACAAAAAGACTACAAAGCATACATTTTTTCCGTATCTATTATAGTTGTTTCATTATTTACAATATATGAAATATTGGGAGATTATAGAATTATCAAATGGGAAAGACCCTATGTTCAATGGTCAATTTTCATTTTAATTAATTCTATGATCTTTTTAATATTAAGAAACATAAAAGAATTAAATTTAGAATTATCCGTAAAAAATAGAATACTCGAAGACTGGAATAAAGAGTTAGAAAAATTGGTTAATAAAAAGACAAACAGCATTAAATTATTGTTAGATAGTTCAGGAGAAGGTTTTTTTACTTTTGATAAAAATTATATTATTGGAAATGAATATAGTAAAGAGTGCATTAATATTTTTGGTGAAAATATTGAAGGAAAAAATATATTTGATATACTATTTTTAAAAGAACAAAATTTTATAAAAAGAGTTTTAGATGACTTATTTAACGAAAAAGATAATTTTAAAAAAGAGGTATATTTAACCTTTTTACCTTCAGAAATAAAAATTGATTATCGCTATTATAATATAAATTTTAAATATATAGAAAATGAAGATATTATAATGGTCATTTTAAAAGATATAACTTCTGAAAAAGAACTTGAATTGAAAATACTTAATGAAAAAGATTATATTATGAAAATTTTATCTGTTGTTAAATATTACGATATTTTTGTATATTATATAAAAGAATTTAAAAACATAATTTTAAAAGAAAATTTAAATAATTTTCTTCCTGAAATACATAATTTCAAAGGTATTTTTTCTCAATTTTATCTAAAAAATTTAGTTCAAGAATTACATAATATTGAAAATGATATAATAGAAAATAAGAATATTAATATCAGAAAATTAAGGAATATATTCGAAGAAGAAATAAAAAACATAGAGAATGATTTGGGGCATAAGATTGATGAAGATATTTTAAAAATACCTAAAAATAAAATAAAAGAATTAGAAGATAATTTAATTAAAGTTTTAGGAGATAATAATACTTTAATATTAGAACTAAGAAAATTAAGATTCAAGAGATTAAAAGATTTAATAACCCCATATTTTCCATATATTGAAGATTTAGCAAAAAGACATGAAAAAGTGATTAATCCTCCAAAATTAATAGAAAAAAATATAATATATGTTGATCCACAAAAATACTTTAATTTTATCAAATCATTAATACATATATTCAGGAATGCAATCGTACATGGCATAGAATCACCAGAAATAAGATTAGATTTTAATAAAGATATAAAAGGAAATATTATTACAACATTATATAAAGAAAATAATTTAATTCATGTTATTATAGAAGATGATGGCATAGGAATCGATATAGAAAAAATAAAAAAATTAGCGGACGAAAAAAATATGAAGTATGATAATTTACTAAATGTAATTTTTAATGATAATTTTTCAACAAAAGATAGTATCGATTATACATCTGGAAGAGGCGTTGGGTTGTATTCTGTAAAAAGGGAAATAGAACGTTTAAATGGAAAAATAGAAGTGTATAGTAATTTCGGCAAAGGTACTAAATTTCATATTATAATACCGGAAGTGATAAAATGA
- a CDS encoding response regulator: MKKILIVDDAPFIRNQLKNILQPLNFDIYEAENGKEAIEIYIKIKPDLVTMDISMPIMDGIKALKEILNFDSKAKVIMVTALGHKTSVLEAIEIGASYYIVKPFDNNKVIKSILKVLNK; the protein is encoded by the coding sequence ATGAAAAAAATCCTTATTGTTGATGATGCACCTTTTATAAGAAATCAGTTAAAAAATATTTTACAACCTTTAAATTTCGATATATATGAAGCTGAAAACGGAAAAGAAGCTATAGAAATATATATAAAAATAAAACCTGATTTAGTAACAATGGACATTTCAATGCCTATAATGGATGGTATAAAAGCTTTAAAGGAAATATTGAATTTTGATTCAAAAGCCAAAGTTATAATGGTTACAGCTTTAGGTCATAAAACAAGCGTATTAGAAGCTATAGAAATAGGTGCATCTTACTATATAGTAAAACCTTTTGATAATAATAAAGTAATAAAAAGTATATTAAAAGTCCTAAACAAATAA
- the glmM gene encoding phosphoglucosamine mutase, translated as MKRLFGTDGIRGLVNEELTVDLVYKIGNALGRMYAGKYKKMLIARDTRNSGEMIEASLASGALSAGLDVEFCGVITTPALAYLTKSEKTLGVMISASHNPANYNGIKVLAEGFKISDDDEIDIENLILEKKPEYVPYGEIGKMNSSHLKDKYIGYIVSSYDLGKIPYKIAVDVGNGATGALIDKIFGAYDIKYDVYFNEPNGLNINEKCGSTHPEVLGNIVKNKGYDLGILFDGDGDRCLFVDKKGNLIDGDKLMAINALKMKEKNRLKNNQVIATIMSNLGLEKFLEKHNIKLYRTAVGDKYVLEKMLDSDTKLGGEQSGHIIFLDKGTTGDGIVTALETLETLVYFNKDINSLISEIPNYPQILKNISVKDKMLVMENEKLKKSIEKYSKLPNFRLVVRASGTEHKVRIMAEGEDENLVNSVVNELYEIVEEIDKY; from the coding sequence GTGAAAAGGTTGTTCGGGACAGATGGGATTAGAGGATTAGTAAATGAAGAATTAACAGTTGATTTGGTATATAAAATAGGTAATGCATTAGGGAGAATGTATGCTGGGAAATATAAAAAAATGCTAATAGCAAGAGATACAAGAAACTCAGGAGAAATGATTGAAGCATCTTTAGCTTCTGGTGCATTATCAGCAGGACTTGATGTTGAGTTTTGTGGGGTTATAACTACCCCAGCATTGGCATATTTAACAAAAAGTGAAAAAACGCTTGGGGTTATGATTTCAGCATCACATAATCCAGCAAATTATAATGGGATTAAAGTGTTAGCTGAAGGATTTAAAATATCAGATGATGATGAAATAGATATAGAAAATCTTATTTTAGAAAAAAAACCTGAATATGTTCCATATGGCGAAATTGGTAAAATGAATTCATCTCATTTAAAGGATAAATACATAGGATATATAGTATCTTCATATGATTTAGGCAAAATTCCATATAAGATTGCGGTAGATGTTGGAAATGGTGCAACAGGAGCTTTAATTGATAAGATATTTGGTGCATATGATATTAAATATGATGTATATTTCAATGAACCAAATGGATTAAATATTAATGAAAAGTGTGGATCAACTCATCCAGAAGTATTAGGTAATATTGTAAAAAATAAAGGATATGATTTAGGAATACTATTCGATGGCGATGGAGATAGATGTTTATTTGTTGATAAGAAAGGAAACTTAATTGATGGAGATAAATTAATGGCAATAAATGCTTTAAAAATGAAAGAAAAAAACAGATTAAAGAACAACCAAGTGATAGCGACAATAATGAGTAATTTGGGACTTGAAAAATTCTTAGAAAAGCATAATATTAAATTATATAGAACTGCTGTTGGGGATAAATACGTTTTGGAAAAAATGTTAGATTCTGATACTAAATTAGGAGGAGAACAATCTGGTCATATAATATTTTTAGACAAAGGAACCACGGGAGATGGAATTGTTACAGCATTAGAAACATTAGAAACCTTGGTTTATTTTAATAAGGATATAAATTCACTGATTAGCGAGATTCCGAATTATCCACAAATACTAAAAAATATTTCAGTAAAAGACAAAATGCTTGTAATGGAAAATGAAAAATTAAAGAAATCTATAGAAAAATATTCAAAACTTCCTAATTTTAGACTTGTGGTTAGAGCTTCAGGAACAGAACATAAGGTTAGAATTATGGCTGAAGGAGAAGATGAAAATTTAGTAAATAGTGTTGTTAATGAATTATATGAAATAGTTGAAGAGATAGATAAATATTGA
- a CDS encoding LacI family DNA-binding transcriptional regulator produces MVTIKDIAKIAGVNPSTVSRSLNDHPHISNKTKERIKKIAEELGFEFNEAARTLNKKKTNTIGVIIPQFFDDMRGEIFFANLLGKLIKEAQLKGYHVRIEYEIEKNQIKKLIQSRGVDGLLLLNPYIKKEDIEFIIEKEIPYLFLHYVAENFKEKNLNYVRTNQEKGGYIATKYLIEKGYKNILTLSGLSINSEFVERTKGYKKALEEFNIKNEYIIDTDVTFEAAKKVIKKEKNYLKNIDAIFAQTDLMALGVIEALNEMNFSVPKDIPVIGFDNIQLGTYFKPRLTTIEQPISKLSKIGVKKIIDLIDKKINIDQLEIIIDPKLIIRESA; encoded by the coding sequence ATGGTAACAATTAAAGATATTGCTAAAATAGCTGGTGTAAACCCATCTACTGTTTCTAGAAGTTTAAATGATCACCCTCATATTTCAAATAAAACAAAAGAAAGAATTAAAAAAATAGCTGAAGAGCTAGGTTTTGAGTTTAACGAAGCAGCTAGAACTTTAAACAAAAAAAAGACAAATACCATAGGTGTTATTATACCCCAATTTTTTGATGATATGAGAGGAGAAATATTTTTTGCTAACCTTTTAGGAAAACTAATTAAAGAAGCACAATTGAAAGGCTATCATGTACGAATAGAATATGAAATTGAAAAAAATCAAATAAAAAAATTAATACAAAGCAGAGGTGTTGATGGATTATTGTTACTTAATCCATATATAAAAAAAGAAGATATTGAATTCATTATAGAAAAAGAAATACCATATTTATTTTTGCATTATGTTGCAGAGAATTTCAAAGAAAAAAATTTAAATTATGTTAGAACCAATCAAGAAAAAGGCGGATATATAGCTACAAAATATTTAATTGAAAAAGGGTATAAAAACATTCTAACATTAAGCGGATTAAGTATTAACTCTGAATTTGTAGAAAGAACTAAAGGATACAAAAAGGCATTAGAAGAATTTAATATAAAAAATGAATATATAATTGATACAGATGTTACTTTTGAAGCAGCAAAAAAAGTAATAAAAAAGGAAAAAAATTATTTAAAAAATATTGATGCTATTTTTGCACAAACAGATTTAATGGCATTAGGAGTTATTGAGGCTTTAAATGAGATGAATTTTAGTGTTCCAAAAGATATTCCTGTAATAGGATTTGATAATATTCAATTAGGAACATATTTCAAACCTCGTTTAACAACAATAGAACAGCCTATTTCAAAATTATCAAAAATAGGAGTAAAAAAAATTATTGATCTTATTGATAAAAAAATCAATATAGACCAACTAGAAATAATAATAGATCCAAAATTAATAATTAGAGAATCTGCATAA
- a CDS encoding carboxypeptidase M32 → MSINKLKERYLLISKYSTAAALLQWDFETHMPKKAAEKRADVIGEISGKAFEMSVSDEIGKLLEDSQKEELNEIEKAIVRVGKKEYDKFKKIPPELFKELNISASKAQAAWEEAKTKNDFNIFKPHLEKVVELTKKVADHLGYEENRYDALLDLYEPGLKTSELKKVIEPLREFLVNYLKKLDTGKKPDNSILKKHFPVEKQKELSLRALKLMKYDFDAGRMDISMHPFTTTIGPNDVRITTRYNEHDLNDSLYSTIHEGGHALYEQGIPEEFAGLPIGDGASMAIHESQSRFWENIIGRSLEFWNYFFNDLIDVFPEFKENTPEEIFKAVNFVERSFIRTEADEVTYNLHIMLRFEIEEALINDRIKVEDLPKIWNEKMKDYLGVVPEKDSEGVLQDVHWAHGSFGYFPSYMLGNLYSAQFYYTMRKDIPDLDKQISEGNFESALNWLRDKIHSKGSMYEPGELVKMITGESLNPKYFIDYIENKFNKVYGL, encoded by the coding sequence ATGAGCATAAATAAACTTAAAGAAAGGTATTTATTAATTTCAAAGTATAGTACAGCCGCAGCATTATTACAATGGGATTTTGAAACTCATATGCCCAAAAAAGCTGCTGAAAAAAGAGCTGATGTTATTGGTGAAATTTCAGGTAAAGCTTTTGAAATGTCTGTATCAGATGAAATTGGAAAATTATTAGAAGATTCACAAAAAGAAGAATTAAATGAAATTGAAAAAGCTATCGTTAGAGTAGGTAAAAAAGAATATGATAAATTCAAAAAAATTCCACCAGAGTTATTTAAAGAGTTAAATATTTCAGCTTCAAAAGCTCAAGCTGCTTGGGAAGAAGCAAAAACTAAAAATGATTTCAATATTTTCAAACCTCATTTAGAAAAAGTTGTTGAATTAACTAAAAAAGTTGCTGATCATTTAGGATATGAAGAAAATAGATATGACGCTCTTTTAGATTTGTATGAACCCGGCTTAAAAACATCTGAATTAAAAAAGGTTATTGAACCATTAAGAGAGTTTTTAGTTAATTATTTAAAAAAATTAGATACTGGTAAAAAACCTGATAATTCAATTCTAAAGAAACATTTTCCTGTTGAAAAACAAAAAGAACTATCTTTAAGAGCTTTAAAATTAATGAAATATGACTTTGATGCTGGTAGAATGGACATTTCCATGCATCCATTTACAACGACAATTGGTCCAAATGATGTTAGAATTACAACAAGATATAATGAACATGATTTAAATGATTCACTATATAGTACAATACACGAAGGTGGTCATGCACTATATGAACAAGGAATACCAGAGGAATTCGCTGGATTACCTATTGGAGATGGCGCATCTATGGCCATTCACGAAAGCCAATCTAGATTTTGGGAAAATATAATTGGTAGAAGTTTGGAATTCTGGAATTATTTCTTTAATGATCTAATAGATGTATTTCCAGAATTCAAAGAAAATACTCCAGAAGAAATTTTTAAAGCTGTTAATTTTGTTGAAAGATCATTTATTAGAACAGAAGCTGATGAAGTAACATATAATCTACATATTATGTTGAGATTTGAAATTGAAGAAGCTTTAATAAATGATAGAATTAAGGTTGAAGATTTACCAAAAATTTGGAATGAAAAGATGAAAGATTATTTAGGAGTAGTTCCTGAGAAAGATAGCGAAGGAGTTTTACAAGATGTACACTGGGCACATGGATCTTTTGGTTATTTCCCATCTTATATGTTAGGAAATTTATATTCCGCTCAATTTTATTATACAATGAGAAAAGATATTCCTGATTTAGATAAACAAATATCTGAAGGTAATTTCGAATCAGCATTAAATTGGTTACGCGATAAAATTCATTCAAAAGGTAGCATGTATGAACCAGGAGAATTGGTAAAGATGATTACAGGTGAATCATTAAATCCTAAATATTTTATAGATTATATTGAAAATAAATTTAATAAAGTATATGGATTATAG